GCGGGTTTTTTATGATTTATCTGGACTGCTTTCGATTATTAACTGATTGGTGCCGAAGGCGAGACTCGAACTCGCACGTCCTTTCGAACACACGCCCCTCAAGCGTGCGTGTCTACCAATTCCACCACTTCGGCGCGGATGTATTTATACTGATTTAACCAAAAGCTGTCAACCGTTTTGTGCCCGATTTTGTGCCCGATTATTCTTTGGTTGAGGGCGGCGCGGGGACCGGAGCCGTCGGCAGCGATGACTCTTGAGCAGGGGGGGAGATACTCTCAGGCATGACACTGCTTGATCCCGGTTTACCGTAGAAATAAGCCAGTGTCAGGCTGGTCAGCATGAAGATAACTGCGGTCATGGTGGTTAAACGGGTCATGAAGCTTTTGCCGGCGGAGGCGCCGAACACTGTCTGGCTGGAGCCAGCACCGAACGAAGCACCAATTTCAGCGCCTTTTCCGGCCTGGAGCAGCACAATGACGATGAGCATAAAACAAACAACAACATGCAATCCGATAAGTAGTGTGGTCATGTAGAAATAAACTCCTATTTAACTTGGTCTTTGCAGGGTCGCGCACTTTAACATAAAGGCCATCCCCGAACAAGGTGAAAAGCTTATTCGGGCTGTATGAAATGAATCAAGCTCAAAAAATCGGCCGCTTTCAGGCTTGCTCCACCGACCAGTGCCCCGTCGATATCAGCGCGTTCCATCAATCCATCGATATTGTCAGGCTTGACACTGCCACCATAGATGATGCGGGTTTGCTCC
This region of Desulfuromonadaceae bacterium genomic DNA includes:
- the secG gene encoding preprotein translocase subunit SecG, which translates into the protein MTTLLIGLHVVVCFMLIVIVLLQAGKGAEIGASFGAGSSQTVFGASAGKSFMTRLTTMTAVIFMLTSLTLAYFYGKPGSSSVMPESISPPAQESSLPTAPVPAPPSTKE